The following proteins are encoded in a genomic region of Cricetulus griseus strain 17A/GY chromosome 7, alternate assembly CriGri-PICRH-1.0, whole genome shotgun sequence:
- the Gosr2 gene encoding Golgi SNAP receptor complex member 2 isoform X2 has protein sequence MEPLYQQTHKQVHEIQSHMGRLETADRQSVHLVENEIQASIDQIFSHLERLEILSSKEPPNKRQSAKLRVDQLKYDVQHLQTALRNFQHRRYAREQQLRQRDELLSRTFTTNDSDTTIPMDESLQFNSSLQNIHHGMDDLIGGGHSILEGLRAQRLTLKGTQKKILDIANMLGLSNTVMRLIEKRAFQDKCFMIGGMLLTCAVMFLVVQYLT, from the exons ATGGAGCCGCTGTACCAACAAACGCACAA GCAGGTCCACGAGATCCAGTCTCACATGGGACGCCTGGAGACGGCAGACAGGCAGTCTGTGCACT TAGTAGAAAATGAAATCCAAGCAAGCATAGACCAGATATTCAGCCATCTAGAGCGTCTGGAGATTTTGTCCAGCAAGGAGCCCCCTAATAAAAGGCAGAGTGCCAAACT CCGTGTCGACCAACTCAAGTATGATGTGCAGCACCTGCAGACAGCCCTCAGGAACTTCCAGCACCGGCGCTATGCCAGGGAGCAGCAGTTGAGACAGCGAGATGAGCTTCTGTCTCGAACCTTCACCACTAAC GACTCTGACACCACCATACCCATGGACGAATCACTGCAGTTTAATTCCTCCCTCCAGAACATTCACCACGGCATGGATGACCTCATTGGAGGCGGGCACAGTATTCTGGAGGGACTGAGGGCCCAGAGACTGACCTTGAAG gGGACTCAGAAAAAGATCCTTGACATTGCCAACATGCTCGGCTTGTCTAACACAGTGATGAGGCTAATTGAGAAGCGGGCCTTCCAGGACAAGTGCTTCATGATTGGAGGGATGCTGCTCACCTGTGCAGTCATGTTCCTTGTGGTGCAGTACCTGACGTGA
- the Gosr2 gene encoding Golgi SNAP receptor complex member 2 isoform X3 — MEPLYQQTHKQVHEIQSHMGRLETADRQSVHLVENEIQASIDQIFSHLERLEILSSKEPPNKRQSAKLRVDQLKYDVQHLQTALRNFQHRRYAREQQLRQRDELLSRTFTTNGTQKKILDIANMLGLSNTVMRLIEKRAFQDKCFMIGGMLLTCAVMFLVVQYLT; from the exons ATGGAGCCGCTGTACCAACAAACGCACAA GCAGGTCCACGAGATCCAGTCTCACATGGGACGCCTGGAGACGGCAGACAGGCAGTCTGTGCACT TAGTAGAAAATGAAATCCAAGCAAGCATAGACCAGATATTCAGCCATCTAGAGCGTCTGGAGATTTTGTCCAGCAAGGAGCCCCCTAATAAAAGGCAGAGTGCCAAACT CCGTGTCGACCAACTCAAGTATGATGTGCAGCACCTGCAGACAGCCCTCAGGAACTTCCAGCACCGGCGCTATGCCAGGGAGCAGCAGTTGAGACAGCGAGATGAGCTTCTGTCTCGAACCTTCACCACTAAC gGGACTCAGAAAAAGATCCTTGACATTGCCAACATGCTCGGCTTGTCTAACACAGTGATGAGGCTAATTGAGAAGCGGGCCTTCCAGGACAAGTGCTTCATGATTGGAGGGATGCTGCTCACCTGTGCAGTCATGTTCCTTGTGGTGCAGTACCTGACGTGA